A single Pedobacter sp. PACM 27299 DNA region contains:
- a CDS encoding anion permease has product MQEVNYKMLLITLAFGLIIWFIPEPEGVKAEAWHLLAIFLATILGIILKAAPMGTMSMIAIALVAITGVLAPGDPGKAISLALSSFGDKVIWLIGISFFIARGFIKTGLGSRIAYLFIRVFGRSSLGLGYGLGLADLVLAPAIPSNTARGGGIIYPIMKSMAINFGSFPDKEETHRKLGAYLSLSSYNVNLITSSMFLTGTASNPMCQKFAADLGIQITWMSWMWAAIVPGIISLILIPYVLYKIYPPEIKVTQGATKMASDKLKEMGKVSTNEWLMLIAFVILLVLWVSGDFFKIDATTTAFIGLVFLLLSRVLTWEDVKSEKGAWDTIVWFSALVMMGSALNTLGLIPWLSNVVKDQIGGLSWTMAFPIIILVYFYSHYLFASATAHVASMYAAFLGVGVIIGIPPMLLALSLGFCGGIFGTLTHYGHGPAPVFFGSTYVDVKDWWSKGFVLSIIFLIIWIGIGGLWWKVIGVF; this is encoded by the coding sequence ATGCAAGAAGTAAACTACAAAATGCTACTGATTACCCTGGCATTCGGACTCATCATCTGGTTTATCCCAGAACCAGAAGGGGTTAAGGCGGAAGCCTGGCACTTGCTGGCGATTTTCCTGGCCACCATTCTAGGGATTATTCTCAAAGCAGCGCCAATGGGCACGATGTCTATGATCGCGATCGCTTTAGTGGCCATCACTGGTGTACTCGCTCCCGGTGATCCCGGAAAAGCAATCTCATTAGCACTCAGCAGTTTCGGTGATAAGGTGATCTGGTTGATCGGTATTTCCTTTTTTATTGCCCGTGGATTTATTAAAACGGGACTGGGAAGCAGGATTGCCTATCTTTTTATCCGCGTATTTGGCCGTAGTTCTTTGGGATTAGGCTATGGCCTTGGATTGGCGGATTTAGTACTGGCTCCTGCAATTCCCAGTAATACAGCCCGTGGCGGCGGTATCATTTATCCGATTATGAAATCTATGGCCATCAACTTTGGCTCTTTTCCCGATAAAGAAGAAACCCACCGCAAGCTGGGTGCTTACCTGAGCTTGAGCAGTTACAATGTCAACCTGATCACTTCCTCTATGTTCCTGACTGGTACGGCCAGTAACCCGATGTGTCAGAAGTTTGCTGCCGACCTGGGGATTCAGATTACCTGGATGTCATGGATGTGGGCAGCCATCGTTCCCGGCATCATTTCCCTGATCCTGATTCCTTATGTGCTGTATAAAATATATCCACCGGAAATAAAAGTGACCCAGGGTGCCACAAAAATGGCCTCGGATAAACTGAAAGAAATGGGCAAAGTGTCTACCAATGAATGGCTGATGCTGATCGCTTTTGTGATCCTGCTGGTATTGTGGGTAAGCGGCGACTTCTTTAAGATCGATGCCACCACGACTGCCTTCATCGGATTGGTATTTCTATTGCTTTCCAGAGTACTGACCTGGGAAGATGTGAAAAGTGAAAAAGGAGCCTGGGACACGATTGTCTGGTTCTCCGCCCTGGTGATGATGGGCAGCGCGTTAAATACCCTGGGATTAATTCCATGGTTGAGCAATGTAGTAAAAGACCAGATCGGTGGCTTAAGCTGGACAATGGCTTTTCCAATTATCATCCTGGTTTATTTTTACAGCCATTATCTGTTTGCCAGTGCAACTGCACATGTGGCTTCTATGTATGCCGCTTTCTTAGGGGTAGGTGTGATTATTGGCATTCCGCCGATGCTGCTCGCACTATCATTAGGTTTCTGCGGTGGTATTTTCGGCACCTTAACGCATTATGGTCATGGACCCGCTCCTGTATTTTTTGGAAGTACGTATGTCGATGTCAAAGATTGGTGGTCGAAAGGCTTTGTACTGAGTATTATTTTCCTGATCATCTGGATCGGAATCGGCGGACTATGGTGGAAAGTAATTGGCGTATTTTAA
- a CDS encoding succinate dehydrogenase cytochrome b subunit, which translates to MDRKSNTSTLMRKTLMALTGLFLCFFLVIHLLGNLQLLLPAEQAKGSFNGYSQLLSGNIFIKIISYVLYASIIIHGIDALVITLKNKKIAGKYAVDGRAATSKWYSRNMGILGTLILIFLVFHFKDFWYQYKFGTLPMDEFGHKDLYTIVIAAYQDWWYVLFYVLSMFALGYHLLHGFFSAARSLGLYHPKYVAWVRNFGKVYSYVITFGFAIIPIYVYLTQHVVWN; encoded by the coding sequence ATGGATAGAAAATCAAATACCTCTACGCTGATGCGTAAAACATTAATGGCTTTAACAGGTTTATTCCTCTGCTTTTTCCTGGTGATTCATTTGCTGGGAAACCTGCAATTGCTATTGCCAGCAGAACAGGCAAAAGGAAGCTTTAACGGTTATTCCCAACTGCTTTCAGGCAATATTTTTATTAAAATCATTTCTTATGTGCTGTATGCCTCGATCATTATCCATGGGATTGATGCCCTGGTGATCACATTGAAGAATAAAAAAATTGCCGGTAAATATGCGGTTGACGGCAGGGCAGCGACCAGCAAATGGTACTCCCGGAATATGGGGATCTTAGGTACGCTGATCCTGATCTTTCTGGTGTTTCACTTTAAAGATTTCTGGTACCAGTATAAGTTTGGAACATTGCCAATGGATGAGTTTGGCCATAAAGATTTATACACGATCGTGATCGCCGCCTACCAGGATTGGTGGTACGTATTGTTTTACGTGCTTTCCATGTTTGCGCTGGGTTATCACCTGTTACATGGTTTTTTTAGTGCCGCCCGTTCACTAGGATTGTATCACCCAAAATACGTGGCCTGGGTCAGGAATTTTGGAAAAGTATACAGTTACGTGATTACGTTCGGCTTCGCAATTATCCCAATTTATGTTTATTTAACACAGCATGTGGTATGGAATTAA
- a CDS encoding helix-turn-helix domain-containing protein encodes MVHFSLQIDNHAFVSAAYLLFFVPQVVKHPLFRFINTLKKKLSPEHKKEEVEPLQLEEGDNLCQGQLLYTKDKRNAYLQTLEKTLADQQPFLTKGYSIKDLAEDTGIPAHHLSCLINKEYQLNFQNFINFQRVEYVKSQIHQEEWKQLSLEGMAWQAGFTSRTTFFRAFIKNTGKAPSYYLGDAHHKL; translated from the coding sequence ATGGTACATTTTTCCCTGCAAATTGATAATCACGCCTTTGTAAGCGCCGCTTATCTGCTTTTTTTCGTTCCCCAAGTCGTAAAACACCCCCTGTTCCGATTTATCAATACCCTCAAAAAGAAACTTTCCCCTGAACATAAGAAGGAAGAAGTAGAGCCGCTTCAGCTGGAAGAAGGCGATAACCTATGTCAGGGGCAGCTGCTTTATACTAAAGATAAGCGCAATGCCTATCTGCAAACCCTGGAAAAAACTCTTGCTGATCAACAGCCTTTCCTGACCAAGGGCTACTCTATTAAAGACCTGGCAGAAGATACTGGTATTCCCGCTCATCATCTTTCTTGCCTGATTAACAAGGAGTACCAGCTAAATTTCCAGAATTTCATTAACTTTCAGAGGGTGGAGTATGTGAAGTCACAAATCCATCAGGAAGAATGGAAGCAACTGTCTTTAGAAGGCATGGCCTGGCAAGCAGGCTTTACTTCCAGAACAACGTTTTTCAGGGCCTTTATTAAAAACACCGGTAAGGCGCCTTCTTATTATTTAGGTGATGCTCATCATAAGCTCTAA
- a CDS encoding porin, producing the protein MKFKILTFLSILCTPVLLKAQGVEIPVSSKTKLTLSGMLQSQFNYSLDDDVDIKGQHHSGDEHFAHNSFSVKRARVQLNAAINDRINAVILVNFGDFTGNPQNKVLENAYIKYSVNDYVNFQFGQFRPQFGQEDNYPVDFVKSIDFSNQYYLFGANSWQSFQIGASFSGQIKDIDIPIQYSVGVFNGNNRNQVSDNDDGKIFPARVVLGLSKNTHLGGSAGFGKNMGQKIWAYGVDVDYTKKLNERWGMSFVSEYKQGINSQEFFGQETPLIPVSKYAMRGIYVLPNVSYSFKNTRLKELEFAFRYEYLDADFRQAGNSRETYIPMLSASFADAYAIRVQIGLQMDRYEKNIPNTTQYNTNRVICQMQARF; encoded by the coding sequence ATGAAGTTTAAAATTTTAACGTTTTTATCTATACTGTGTACGCCGGTTTTATTAAAGGCACAAGGAGTCGAAATTCCTGTGTCTTCTAAAACGAAGCTGACCTTATCAGGGATGCTGCAAAGCCAGTTCAATTATTCACTGGACGATGATGTTGACATCAAAGGGCAGCACCATTCCGGTGATGAGCATTTTGCACACAATTCCTTTTCTGTGAAACGGGCAAGGGTACAGTTGAATGCCGCCATCAACGACCGCATCAATGCCGTAATCCTGGTCAACTTTGGTGACTTCACCGGAAATCCGCAGAACAAGGTTTTGGAAAATGCCTATATAAAATATAGTGTCAATGATTATGTGAATTTTCAATTCGGACAGTTTCGTCCGCAATTTGGACAGGAAGATAATTATCCGGTAGATTTTGTAAAATCGATAGACTTCTCTAATCAATATTATTTGTTCGGTGCTAATAGCTGGCAAAGTTTCCAGATTGGTGCTAGTTTCTCCGGACAGATTAAAGACATCGACATTCCTATTCAATATTCGGTAGGCGTGTTCAACGGCAATAATAGAAACCAGGTCAGCGATAACGACGATGGTAAGATTTTTCCTGCACGCGTAGTACTGGGTTTAAGTAAAAATACGCATCTGGGTGGCAGTGCTGGATTTGGCAAAAATATGGGACAGAAAATCTGGGCCTATGGCGTAGATGTAGACTATACCAAAAAGCTAAATGAAAGATGGGGAATGTCCTTTGTTTCTGAATATAAACAAGGGATCAATAGCCAGGAGTTTTTTGGCCAGGAAACACCCCTGATCCCAGTTAGCAAATATGCGATGAGGGGGATTTACGTCTTGCCAAATGTGAGCTACAGCTTTAAAAACACACGTTTGAAAGAGCTGGAGTTTGCCTTTCGCTATGAATACCTGGATGCTGATTTCAGACAGGCAGGGAATTCCAGAGAAACTTATATCCCAATGCTCAGCGCTTCTTTTGCAGATGCCTATGCCATCCGCGTACAAATAGGTTTGCAAATGGACCGATACGAAAAAAATATACCGAACACCACACAGTATAATACCAATCGCGTGATTTGCCAGATGCAAGCGCGCTTTTAG